CTTGATAAAACAGGGAAGGAAGACCAATATAGGATTATATGGATACCATTTGTGAAGCAATGGACCGAAGACctgaaaaagaaattcaaaaccctGGGGTCTAAGATGCTAAACGTAGCAATGGATTATTCTTTACCAATATCGACCCATAGGTACATCAATCAGAAGTGGAACTTCAAGTTTAACGAGCCCTTAATTGTGGCGTTTAACCAGCAAGGAAAGGTGGAATGTAAGAATGCAATTCACATGATCAGGGTATGCGGAGTTGAGGCCTTCCCATTCACTCGCGCTAGAGAAGAAACTCTGTTGATGGAAAAGGGTTTGATAGGGGTAACAGCAACTCACGTTGTTTCACAGACAGAAAACTGGGTAAAATCATTTCACAAATCTAATGCATGAATTTGCATACCTACGCATGTGCTCACACACGTCTTCACAATTGATATTTGCAACTGCCTTAAGTTCAGGCATCATTCTTGCCTTATGATTATGAGGCACAAGCATCTTCTCCATTTGAAATGGGTTTGATTATATATACACGTATATATACACATTCTTTTTCTTGGCTAACGAGAGTGTTTAGCGTTACCTGACTATTTTTCTAAATGTTTAGCCCTCCCTCCTCTCACACAACACATTAGGTAATTATAGGAAATAATCTCTAGAATGGTCCAATCATACTAGAAGTTTCTCAAGGCCTTAAGAGGCACGAAGCTAACTCTGTAGAATTTGTAGATGTACACATTCATgcatgctatatatatatatatatatatatatatagaatttgaaCTGAGTTACAAGGTTTTTAATTATACATGCTcttacaaggttttttttttttggggggcgccgccgggggggggggggtcgtGATTTTGTGCATTACACATATTCACGTACGTCTATCTTGTTCATTCAGATCAAAGAGAATTACATCTTTTTGTATGGAGGTCAGGACAACGAGTGGATccaaaattttactaaaagtgCAAAGATCCTTGTCGATGATCCAATGATAAAGGAAAAAGGGATCTCTATAGAGTCGGTACCCATCGAAGATGACAACATCCTAAAACGATTTTGGAACAAGATTAAGAACTTGTTCACTTCCAGGGCTCAAAGGGAGACCAAGATGGACTCTGTGAAGCTACATATCGAAAAATTGATTTcctacaagaagaaaaagaaagaatgggCTGTGCTCAGCCAAGGGTCTAGCATTATAGTGATCAGTGGCAAAACAATGCTGAAAGTCTTGGTGGAGTTTGGAAGTTGGAAGCAGAGTTTGAAGGAGAAGGACTTCCAATCCGCTTTCATAGAATACCATAACAAGGTTTTTGTGCCTGATGATCAAATTTGCCATCACATGAAAATTCCATACAACACTGCGAAAATACCAGAGACCATGGAATGCTCCCACTGTCATCGCATCATGGACACGTATATCAGTTTCAAGTGTTGCCACAAAGATGGTGCTTCATGGGCTTAAGTTGCTACCTTACTTCGAACTGGTATTGCTACTAAATTAAATAATGTGGTTACCTAGGTAAACGGatgctatatatatagtattaagATGAGGTGTGACATGAagtatttatcttttatttcgATGTGTGATATGAAAACATGATGCCACTAGAAAAAAGGCAGTGTGTGATAAAGGAAATGTGTGTAATCATATGGTATTGATGTTGCATTACTATCATCCTTTgagtttttatatataactacgactctctcttttttctttcttctaaatACTAATTCactttataatttgttttactTCTTTCATGGACCTTGAAGATCTTGCATTTCTTTAATTGTGAGTTATGTATGCATAATATTCATCTTTGTTGTCATACATACTGTtagaaactaaaataaaataaagtaagtATAAAGGGAGAGAATGAATGCAAAGATCTACATCCACAAAGGAAAGCCCTTGATGGTTACATCTTGACTATAATAAATTACATGTTACAATGTGTTAAGTTTTGCATCTGTCGAGTTAGAATGTGTACTTTCAAGTCCAAGGAAAAGACCCAAGTCCAGGATAAATAAAGATgtaaatcttcttcttcttcttctttttctttttttttttttttaaaaaaaattttattgatgtttGACCTACCAAAAATCATAAAGTcagcaaaaatcaaaaaacgTGAAAAAGCCCATAATTGTCCATTTCAAGCCCAACTCATGATCAGTTTGTTGTGGTATTTAAATGACATTATAGGCTAACCCTAGAGGGcttttaaaagagagaaaaagaacatCATGTGCCTCATATTTTGTATCTAGGGTTTCTACATCCAAAactctctcatatcttctaccAAAGATAttccttaaataaaaataaataaataaaataaagatccAGTGCTGTAGAAATTATTACCCCATAccagtcatcaaaggtgttggaTCTAAACCTTATAGTGTGATCTTGAAGTTGTAGACTAGAGGTCTACAATGAAGCAAACTTTCGAAGGTGGTCTTGGAGTTGTGGACTAGAGGTTCACATTTGGAATACATCCATATCAGAGACATCTGTGAATCTTGGAGCTCAATTGGGTAACTATATTTAAGTTTGCGAAAAAATAGAGTTATTTAGTTTGTTGACTTTTCTGTCATGCGTAATATTCTGTCGTGCataatattgatgtttgtttgattaatttaaGGCTCGCATAATTTTTCTAACTTATAACTTGGTTTTAAAACTAGATAATTACTTTTTGGACAAAGATTTAAACCCAAAACAGTGAACCAAATATGGTATATTAAaagatatttttcatacttggttgaaattttaaaaactactAATATTTTGCCCCTGCCGTAGTTGACTAAATCAAAGAATGTTATAcaaattaaaagatattttaataattaattaaaattagataATAACATAAAAGCAAAATTATTGTAAGTTACATGACAAATGTAAATTTTGTAAGTCAAAGTACTTATCAAAACCCAAACATTataattgattataaataatttagaacagtttttaaaaattatttttaatgaaactttgataattgagttttaattaGAGTagtattttttgtgaaaaaaattgataatagtttcagttaaaataaattgtaaggacacgattcgtggcggaccgtaacagtgtcgggttcgcacgtgaaaaggccctaacaatatcatttgtagagcgtgggtttggaaggctaggccttgatcgacaggcggtgggtttttcgtggtgttcatacaaggttaagttttccttcacccctggagtctttctcctggaggtgggctgggaggctctggtttttggccatttttcccagcctctcctttaggttactgatttttccttttatattcgcctgtgtt
This genomic stretch from Quercus lobata isolate SW786 chromosome 3, ValleyOak3.0 Primary Assembly, whole genome shotgun sequence harbors:
- the LOC115980728 gene encoding protein SIEVE ELEMENT OCCLUSION B-like, whose protein sequence is MALASNSISTAEEERFRIFETSYETVDDLKKVIKARVEVIKCVIDLTKLSNYAKKDVAVAVYWAIETIVASTTQLCHLIIDEVWFNAEEEDYRKLKEILNTPKDLVEVLEKILIDPTNKMPPLIDGSTETTVEINSLKGKSVFLFISGLPISSDDNSILKPFLDKTGKEDQYRIIWIPFVKQWTEDLKKKFKTLGSKMLNVAMDYSLPISTHRYINQKWNFKFNEPLIVAFNQQGKVECKNAIHMIRVCGVEAFPFTRAREETLLMEKGLIGVTATHVVSQTENWIKENYIFLYGGQDNEWIQNFTKSAKILVDDPMIKEKGISIESVPIEDDNILKRFWNKIKNLFTSRAQRETKMDSVKLHIEKLISYKKKKKEWAVLSQGSSIIVISGKTMLKVLVEFGSWKQSLKEKDFQSAFIEYHNKVFVPDDQICHHMKIPYNTAKIPETMECSHCHRIMDTYISFKCCHKDGASWA